Sequence from the Alosa sapidissima isolate fAloSap1 chromosome 21, fAloSap1.pri, whole genome shotgun sequence genome:
GGCTGGCCTGTATTAGCAGataatgcctgtgtgtgcatgtgtgtgtgtgtgtgcaggcactaGTGGATAATGACTCAATTAGTTGCTCTCTCCTCTTGCCCAGCCCAACGCGTTGCATAAATTAGCCATGTCGCTCATTGGCAAAGTGTCACCAGCGAAGGACAGTTTACAAATACAGCGACCGCCAGCTGTCACCACGGCGACATCGAGATATAGACATCTGTGCCGACTTTGTGTTGGAGGGGAACAGACTGGTGCCAGTCAGCAGGGGCTGGCGAAGCCCTGGGAGCCCAGGGGACCATGCACCACGCCTGGGCTGAAAAGGTCAACTTGACACGGGCACAACCCCCATCGACCTCCCCCTCTCCAACGTGTTAAAAATCAGATAAACTTAAGACCACTCATTGATTATGGCTCACCCTCGCACAGCCAGCCCCTCCCCATGCATATCATTTagaaccgagagagagagagaggggtataaTTATCACCTTCAAGGAAAGGTCAGATACAGCATGTGAAGGAATTTAAAGAAATGTATTATTATACATGGCCCCAGTAACacagggggtggtgggggggggggggggggtggaatcaTCGTGAGTTATCATAATGACACTGCAAACTTGTAACTTTTTACACTATCGTATACACCACAAAAATGCTTCCACAGAGAGCCTTACCAGATGCATCCCCATTTCACCTGCTGCCGTGCTTCATGTTCACTGGCATGATGGTGCATGGGGCAGCGCTCACTCCTTAGCCTTCTGGTCATCCAAGAATCCATTTCCACTCCAGGCCACACTAGCCAGcctatgttacacacacacacataggggcgtcaaactgggggtaaaaccactactgattataggggccaaaggggagagagggcccttgaaaagtctggaatatattttattttacctgggttgaggaacatgggggcccatcaggactgcctatatGCAGGATCCCAGGATCTTGAGTCatgcccctgcacacacacacacatcaggcaaCATTGAATGTCCCTCCCAAAATATTACATGAAACAGATTGATCAGGACAATATCAATTGTAATGAAAGACGGGCAAAAGAAAGAAGGGCAGAAGTAATAGATAGAAGAAATATCAAATCAAAATCTACTTTTTGTGTCTAACTGACATCAAGGTTGGTATCTGCTTGCATACTGCTTAAACCTACCTGTAGCCTTCCCTGTaaaccaaaaataaatatgTGTTCTGCAGGGCCAGATCTGGAGGGGTAACAACGTCAGCATCCGCACCAGGCCTGGTGAAGGGTGGaccagaaagggaaaaaaaacctttctgTGCTTATTCTGCATTTTAGTGCATGCATTGCTAATTGTGTCTTACTTAGCAGCACAAAGAGGCCCTATATGTTGCTTCTGGTAGTTTCCCTATTGGCTGATAacgatttatttaaaaaaatgtatcaaaagtcCCCCCTCCCCTGTGGGAAGTACAAGGCCCACATTAGCCCATCGGAAAGAGTCAAGACGTGAGATCAAGAGATTCTGTTCTTACTAGGCTACTAGTGGGAAACATGTCTGCAAACAAATCTGGTagccagaaaagaaaagaacataAACGGAGGatagaaaatacaaaaaaaggaGGCAGAAAACGCTTGGATGATGAGGGGGGCCTGGTGTGTGATGTTGCTCCTCGGCCCAGAATAGTGTAGGACCGGCCCTGGAGTCAGTCAGACCACAGTAAAAGGTCTCATTAACCATCCAGTtaaatatgaataaatacaaacattgcaaaatatattatattttatattatattcattTATGCTTCAAAATCGTGAAAAAATGGCCGATTTACTCTGCTCTCAAATGCTGTGGATAGGTCCTCTGATTGTACTGAAGCCACACTCAATGGGGGCAAAGGTACTGCCCCTTGCAACTGTCCATCAACATAGTTCAAACCATTCTCTAAACCAGGATATGCTAGTTATGCTAAATGGGGAACTAACTTCATAAAAGTGCAAGTTTATGAGTAGGTATGACTTTTTTCTAGCCCCGAACTTGTCCTGATATAAAATCATATGTAAttcatgtaatgtaatataatgcaGCCAGTGTTgatgattggatcataaacggccacagcatcAGTGAAGAGGAATGAAAATGTGAAATCTTGTCACtgtagcctgggagaacccagacaaacctgttagcaGGTTATAACAGTATAACTTAACACCTGAGAAGCAGTCAGGTTAAGTTAAGTTATACTGTATAGTCCTGTAGGAGTTCTCCTAAAGTCCTAatgttctctgcattttacccatctggggggtagtgtacacacatccatacacactcaGAGTAGTGAGCTCACTAGGAGCACACGCATACTAGGAGCACATACAcacccggagcagtgggcagcccttaATCCGGCGCCCGGGGAGCAGCTGgaggttagatgccttgctcaagggcacctcatccgtggatgtggatgtgggagaGGACTGTTCAATCACTCCCcacacccacatttttcctaccagtcAGGGATCGAACTGGACACCCTTTGGTCACAGGTCCGATTCCTTaacaaccagtaggccacagatgCCAGGCTAATTACTGCTGTGTTTCTGGAGTGGTGTTTGGTGGTGCGCTCAATGGCTTACGCTTTGTCTGGTTATGTTGCGGAATGGATCATAAATGGTcacagcaacaaagaggaatGACCGCAGAAAGCAGAGTAGTAGTTGTATCTGCTGGTATTGATTGGTGCTCCCATCAATGGCTATCGTTTTGTGTGGGTATGTTAAGTTCAAGTTTGttgtcatgtactcataaaaAGGATTTATCAGCAATTCAATTTCTTGTGCTCCAGAcagccagctcaactttaaagaataCATTTAATAGTAGTAATTAAAAATGGTACATTGTCAAATATCACTGATCAGATCAGAAATAGAGCTCACCAGTTCCACCCCCCTCATGGACTTCTGGATTTCCACCCACTAACCTAAAACCTCCACTACAACATCATGGTATATGGATTCTTATGGAAGCGAATCAAGTCATGATAGCAAGATACTGATCATCTTTCTTTTAATTTCTTGCTCAAAGAATGGAAATAGCTCAGCATAGATTGAGTGGAAGAATAATAGTGGAAAGACAAGAGTGGAAAAATAATATATTATGATTTATTATCAATATTATTGATAAGTGAGGCAGACAGAGCACAGAGTGAACACAGAGTGAGGTGATGCACACACTAACTCGGAGCAGGGCAGGGTGCTTgccactcggggagcagtgagggggttaggtgccttgttcaagtACACTTCAGCCGCGGATGTGAGCAGTGCTCAACCCATTCCCCTTCCCCTTCCCACACtttttctactggtcggggatcgaaccggcaacccttcagttccaagcccaaagccctaaccagtaggccacagctgcccctaaaCTGCCTGCCTTGAGTTAGGCATCTTCCTCTGCTCTGGACGATCTCCAGCAACAGAATCTGGGCTGGCTGGTcctggccctctcctcttttgctCTTTTCTTCTCAAGTTTTTTGGCCTCATTTTTCTCCTTAGCTTCCTTTTTTTGCTTTTCCTTCAGCTCGGCCTTGTGTACTTTCTCCAGTTCTTTCCTGGTCTTTTCCTCCAACTTCCTCTTCTTTTTGAGCTCAGCAGCCCTAAtcttctgctgttttttaaggaCCTCAGCCATGTGCTGCTGCATCTTCTTCTCAAATTTCAAATCGATCTTTCCCTTGAGCATCTGGTTTTTAGCAATGATGTGTTCAATGTCCTTTCGGCTGATGAAGCTctgagaacaaaacaaaacaaaaacatatttttggtTAATAATGATCATATTTTAGGCTATTGTAATACTTGACCTAATGTTTTAAACAGTCATTGTTAAATTACAGCTTTTCCATGTCAGCTGTGTGTTCAGGTACCTGGAGGCCATCATTGAGGACCTGTTGTCCTGAAGTTTCCTCCATTCATCCCTAATCATCCATGTTTTGAAAACAATGGGAGTTCACTCAGTGCCGCTGCCTTGAGAAGACCCACCTGACACCTGAGGAAAACAAGCAGAGCATTGTCTCAGTTTTCCTCTGTGCGGTCTAGGATAAAGCTATATATTTAGGATCAACTACTATGTGAAATGTCAAGGTAAAAGGGACATTTCCCACCATCCATTTTTCTGCCTGGCTCTTCAGCTCCCATAGCAACTTTTGCTTGCTGGCCACAGCAGTCAGAGCCACTGATAAGGTGtaggtctctctctcgctggtcCATCTAGCCTACCTCTCAGATTCTGCCAACATGCACTCTGTCTCCATGGCCATCATTTTATTAGAATCCTCCTGCTCCTTCAGCCCCAGGAGAAACACCACCCTCTGATacagtttctttctctctttctcaaactcTGTCTTTCTATCCAGCTCAGATTACATGCGTGAAAGGACGTCACGATTTTTCTCCTGCACGTCGGGCCCAGCAGCCCCCCCGGCCGCATCCaacctctcgctctctcgttgCCACTCCTCGGCGCGCTCCAGCTCCAGGAGGTCCTGGTGAAGCCTCTCCACAGTTATCCTTAGGGCgcgctctttctcttttctcctcagcTAGATCGGCAAGAAACCACCGCAGCTCACATACCATGGCCGTACTTAAGCCTGCTGTCAGATGCTGAGGTCCATCCATTTCTAGAAATCCTGAGAACATAACGCAATATTCTGAGCTTGCCTGTCAGTGCAGACGGCTTTCAAGTATCTAGTTTTACTTACATGATCAATAGGCTATTTCTCTTCAGAGATAGAGAgctagatagatcgatagatagagatagatagataatataCAGGTGTAAACAAATCTGACTGGTTTTTCTATTCTGTCCGTAGTCCGACATTTCAATTGTTTTGTTATGGATTACAGTATAGCTAACAATAATTTCTAGTTGATTCCTTAGAATAATTCATTAGACTATATAACCTACGTTACCCTACCTTTCAGATAACTGTCTACAAACACTTGTGGACTTGATTTTCGCAGTAGGCTATTCAAGGTGCGCTCGTCTCTTTGTGAATTTGTCCTTAGAATAAATTATATTGAAGAAATGCCTGGCTTTATACCCAATCAAACGTTTTATGAGCGGTGTGGGTTATgctacgtaaaaaaaaaaaaaacgtaaaatTAGGCTTAGGCTACTTCCATAGCCAAGACCATGGTTCACTGAGCCATCcacatattaaaatgtttgatTCTAAGCAGACTTACAATTACATCAATAAACATTGCATTAACGTTAGCATTAAAATGATCAGTTTATAGCAATATGGTCATAAGTCATATTGCCTACATAAAGACATACAAATTATTAATAGAGCAAAGGATCATCTTGCTGACCTCTGTTCATGCACCCTGCCTTAGGCTACACGTCCAACTTTTCTTCCTCTGTCCCCTAATCCAACCCTGAGGATATTTAAAAGGCCCCGTAGTATCAGCATCCTGAAGTCCTGGACATTTAATGTCCAGAAATCATAAGCTCAGGCGATGCTCACCTAAATACAGTGTCATTGACGCCACCCTGTGGTGACATGTTGTAGTTACACCTCACAATCATATTTTATCTTAATAGGCCTAGGCTGAAATATGTTATCCACAGTCATAACTATGGGTcatgaaatattttttaaaattacattacattaatcATGCCAATTATAAATGCCATTAGAAGTGAATGGAATGAAGCAACCCAACAAAAACCTAAAAGTTTTTAAATGGGAATTTTGGAGAGGTTATGACCCACACACAGCCACTAATGTTATTCATCATACTCTAGCTGACATATGAACATTTGAGTCCTCTGGAAAAGACTGGACTCATGGAATGTGTGGTATTGCTCACCACGCTAATGGTGTGCATCAGCAAATACTAGACACTGATGAATGGACACAAGTAACCGATCGACTGCACCCACATCAACATGCCTGTGGCAACATGTTAAGTTTTGCCAGAGCTAATAGACCTCGGTGTCTCCTTCACTCCCTCAATCCTCTGACTAACACAATGGAGATCTCTGTAGGTGTACTTCCTCTCTGGCCTAGCGGTCCTAGTCCTTCAACAAAGATCCATCATTACTAACTGCTCTGCCTTAAGGCTTATTTCAGTATTCAAATTGACTACATAGAATTCTATGTAGAGCTTTATTGCCCCATATTtacacatttgacaaagacTTAAAGGCTGGACCTCCATGGCCCCTCACCCTAATCAGGGTGAAATAACTGCATTCCTGCACCATAaaagtttgtttattattgccattttccttaatgtagtctgacCAAAATTTGAAATTGTTCCTTGTTAAATTGAAGTATTATATTGTCTTgcatttgtatgtcgctttggacaaaagtgtctgccatatcccataaccataaaagaGACAAAAACATTTGAAGTATTTTTTCTAaatacactttatttttataattatatatttattatatatgtattatttattatatatttataatttgacaaaatatttttcaaaaattaaattaataaaaataaaatgtattttcccAGTCATCTTCAGAAGCTCCTGCATATTCACCAGTTAAAACATTCATTAATAAACACATTAAGACAGATTCCTTTAACAATACTTTGATAGCAAAATAGTAAAAAGTGCCCTCTACTGGGTCTTCAGACATTAAGAatctcttaaaaaaaaaaaaaaaaaaaaagaaaagtaaaccAGAAAGGGACACATGAACGTTATTACCATGACAATACATGCAAAATAAACTAGGACATTGCTGTTGAGACCTTACTAGCCACCTTCACATACAAGCAGCAAATAATTCTAAGGATTAAGAATTAAGGAAAAGTGAGGGTATGCAAGCAACCAGGACCATGTGCTGTGAACTTGTCTAACCGTACGACGGTTCACACAAGAACATAAGCTCACCATGGGCACTCTGGTCCACGTCATGCTTGCAGCCAGCTGAAGAGCTCCTCTGGGTTGGCCACCAGCTAGACCTCATGGTAATCACTGGCAGACGTGCCTTCGCTCAGAGACATCGTTGGCTCCATACTGTGACCCAAACCGGAGGAGGAGTTGCTGCGCAATCACAACATAGACGGTTTACATGAACGCAATGCATGAACGCAATGCAATCAACAGGCCAATCAATCACTACAACACTGAAAGTTACTTGTGCAAACTATGGCTGTAGTATAACAcgcaattcacaccaaagattcacaACAAGACAAAACCGTTGCAGAAAGGAGTTGCAGCGGTGTGAATTATGGGCTCCTtgcaccaaacaactttgacacgatttggagtcttttgagtaaaccTTGAATGTGGgccattagttaaaagactacaatctttcaagaatcttctCCAAAtattgtcaaagttgtttggtgtaaggtggccattagATGTTGCACATTGTTGCAAGCTATCGCAAAATGCCACTGCTATGCGGAAATTCACCATGTCTAGTCACAGTGGCAaagttttagaatgttgcagcaagttgctggtttatagaatgttgcagctcatctTATCgcaaatctttggtgtgaataggccttaagACTTCAACGGATACACACATTACATCTCGTTACATTAGATTACATAACATTACATTACCTTTCACAGTCGGAGTCACAGCCAATTTTGCTTTCTTCATCATCAAAGGGGAATCTTGACAAATTACATGTACAGCCCTGGATTGCTTGTTCTACAGTGTAGCGCGTGAGTCCTTGGGCACATGCATCAATCTTCATGATGCTTAGATGCGACTGCAGAAACAGGTGCAGTCGGCTTTCGGACAGGAAAAAGGGAGTCTGTAGTACACTGTAGGACACACAAGTTGAAACGGTTTCAGAATTCTGCTAAGGGTTACGATACACAGGCAAAAGCTTTTTGAGCAGTGTTTTCAGAGTGCGGTTTGGACACTTTCCCCACTCACACTGAGCAACAGATTATAAATCAGATCTCTAAtcgtagcttgaatgttattctcttgctgtacgtcgctttggataaaagtgtgaataaatgtaaaaaatgtaaaagttAATCTTGATCCACTTGCTCATACAAGCCTCACATGCTGGATAGGCTTCAACAGGTGATGGCACAAAGAAGATTTAGAGAAAGCCACTGTACAACAGCAGTCACCATACTTGGGTGTACAATACTGCAGTTAAGGCCTAAATAGCCTAATACTATAGCACACAAAAAACACTCCCTAAGTTGATGTATTTTTTGCTATTGTTCCGTTTCCCATTTTTTTAAtgtgcagccgtggcctactggttaggggttcggacttgtaaccgggggttgctggttcgatcccctACCCAGAAGGAAAAAATGTGGGCTCTACTGCTCCCCGAGCTGTAGCAAggctgttcactgtgtgctcactaattcacggatgggataaatgcagagaccaaattccttgtatacttgGATGTGCTAGCAATCAACTAAGTCAATGATAAGTCACATCTTTATGCTTATATAACAACTTGACAAGAATGGACATGACCAGACATGCACAGTTGGCAATATTGATAAACGGTGCTTCAGCGAGTAAAGGTCTAATGTGCTTCATTGTTCAGAatccgcaaaaaaaaaaacattacataaCAGCGGCTTTCAACATTAAGTTCCAGAACATTTCCATTCAAGTGGAACTTCAGCAGACCTTGGGATTGGATAATTGGGCAATTTAACTCTTAGAGTAAGAGGTGAATGAAGTCAGACAGAGGGCTTAAGAGTTAACTTAGCCAGGTTTGTCAGCATTGCCATGTACTTTGAATACATTGAGTACCTGGGTTGGGGAAATCATAATCCTGTTCACAGCCTTCTTAGAAAACTCACAAGGCCACGTCAATAAATAAAAGAGGTTAAGCAGGTAATTCTGCCTTTTACTTTGCACGTCCTGTGTGTGCTTGGATGTCTAAACGATTTCTCAGTAAGCATGGAATTGGATACTACATAATTAAAGCACTTAAAATGACTGTctgggattttttttaaagaaagaaTCGCAGGGGAACCTTGAAAAGCATGAACAATGGTTGGGTCGctgcttaaagggacaccaggcaacgttttcgtcttaattactcatctttgtaagtcggtatattaggctagtgacaatggccccacatttttgagatacccttaccggaggtagaactaaacgcaacaatgtttttccttatctctaaggtctcccatacatgaaatggattcttggctaaaaatataaataacataTTGTTATAcgccccaaaaccaaaaaaggactaaaatatagcctgtccgtattggagttaaggcatataaattagtgcagatcaatcacacaagctctgagagctttgaaacttagcatgtttatagtcaggaagttgctttacctactagaaaagactggatgtgaatatcttgatgtatggaatgaatagagacatgtaaacatacacctaaaataagcggacatgcaaaaaatgaatatctatgcagaatgttttcctttactttgtagctgctttaccagggattatcatagcaacacatatgatggcttatgggaaaggtggggttgtactgaatccaacaataccaaatatgtaaatatagtatgacgaatcagggtgttctgtcactcaatgtatgaggtgtccaaaatgaaagaaaacggaacactggcaaaatacagtctcaagtccaaatcacattatcagtggtgaggAGAATGTTGAcattcattgttactgcaaggtaagttacataaggtaagtgctgctctatatttacatttaataatgatacatttcatatgtcccagtattaaacaattcatatgaaacacagatccaattgaatcaggttaacattggaatggaacacctttattaaaatttgtatattcacttgaattttgttttggtcaagtcattactgaataatggaaaataatattgttagcttttgtctgtccagaccagcagtggacagtagagcctacactgcttacttcacccctaagtagctaaacagttagttgtagaaactactttccctagctaagaaagtacttagccctctgaccaatgtttcatgtgtaattcaacttgatttgcatttcgatgaaaattctgaaatgtatataatttttccttttcactagtcttttgaattatggagaatgtcttacaggcattggatccaaagctttgtatcatttgtgggaaacattttgaaaagggcaagaaagaaagatccctattatatggttaaatgactcattacagggcaaaTGAagactctcgcccgcccctactgcctgtaggaagaatatcctgcttgcaagttcagtgtatcgtatccgccgaccgaagcaggatcagtttacatcctgcatccacagcacagagggaggctaacgaaacactagcgattgttgcaaacgtgtgtataatggcagagccggcgaagaagcagcgaaaacccttgacggaagatgcaaagaaaaggaaaagagcttcagaccgagcgagggggagtttcgtagagaaaaagcatcaggcttgcctggtgtccctttaaaacatGGCAATGACATTGAACAGTATTTTTCAATGAGTTggatgtgtgttcatatgtagACACAAAAGCGATTTGGGTGTTTGTGCTTGTAGTCGGTCGGTCCTCCATCGGTCATTACATTTGTGCTTTGGATATTGCGCAACCACTCAAGACAACCCTGCAGTAATGCACGATCAGATCCTCTGTTTGCAAATATTTGGCATAGCTCCCCTGCTTGTCTTTTGATCGTGGTCTCATTTTACCACTAAGAAATTGACAAGCAAGGGAGCTCCCCTAATACCACCCACAATCCCAGAGGTTCTCCGTCTTGCAACCACCTCTACTGGCATACCTGCCTCAAATCATCAGGTGCACACTTGACTAGATGAACACACTAGAATGAACTACTCAAAAGGCTTTGATTTCAAAGACTAATCATGCGTGGAACAAGAGGAGTCCCGTTCTGTCCTGTCCACTAAATAATAGTTCCAGCTCAACCCAATTAGTGGAGGAGTGGAAGTGGGTGTAAAAGAATCCAACCACTGATCTGCATCAGTACCAACTCAAATTCAACACGTGTAAGAGAAACAAGAAAGCAAACTAAAACAGTTCTCTCTGGGCTTAGCGGAGCTTAGTTGAGGTCTGTTTAAAGCTTCAATGGGAACCACATACTGTAATGTGTCAATCACAATACTATGAAAAAATTGATATTTTTTGCCAGTAATCTTTCAATAGGGCAATTTCCCAGTAATATCACCAGTCAGCCACTGGGGGGCAGAGCACCCACATCCAGCAGAGCGAAACCACAAATGTAACATGGAAACAGGGGGCATGAGAAAAGCTGGTAGGTAGATGAAGAAATATGAGCAGAACTCACTCCTCTAAGAACTTCTGGAGTCCCTTCATCCGATCAGCCACGTGGCAACTGTTGCCCAAACTGAAGAATGGATTCCAAGGAGGAAGTTTTGGAAGGTCTctaagtaaaacacacacaaaggggaTATCATGCATCTTGACAGGTACAAAAGTGACAATGACTGTTGGTCAGATATGAGAATCCAACCACAGGTTTCTCACATCAGTGATAAATATGCGTTTCAAAAATCAACCCTGAACATTCGGCAAAAAACAGCCCTTGTTGTAAAATCAGCCCCTGTAGCCAAGGAGCACTAAGGGGGTAGCGGAGCCTCACATGAGAAATTCGTTCTCCTGTAGCCTCTGACGCAGCCATACAAACTCACTGTAGCGGCGCCGAACACAAGAGGTTTTCTTCCTGAAGCACATGCTGTTTGTctggacacaacacacaaaaaaggtctTCTTGAACCACTACCCATTCCTACCGCCACATTTAGTTCCGTCACCCGATACTGGTAGCAAAAACTTACTAAAATGCATCTCTAGGAAGCTTGCATTAAAGAACAATTGTTCATACACGTGGATAGTACACCTGCATGTATTTCAACACCCCAAAACCCCTCCCATGATCAATGGTTGCACTTACATATAGGCAGATCTcatagtctatgtgtgtgtgccagaagTTTTCTTTGTGACAGCGTGGATCtcgaacgcacacacagatgaatTCCTGGAACGACAGCCAAAATGTACAACAGGGGTAAGTCACTTTAAAAAGGTCTCCCAGCTCTTTCTCCAACAAGCAGAATTCATCCCCCTTGGCATGCATTTAGTGTCACTACATACACCTATTGAGATATACTGTATGA
This genomic interval carries:
- the LOC121695580 gene encoding eukaryotic translation initiation factor 4 gamma-like; its protein translation is MEETSGQQVLNDGLQSFISRKDIEHIIAKNQMLKGKIDLKFEKKMQQHMAEVLKKQQKIRAAELKKKRKLEEKTRKELEKVHKAELKEKQKKEAKEKNEAKKLEKKRAKEERARTSQPRFCCWRSSRAEEDA
- the snx10a gene encoding sorting nexin-10A, whose product is MDGLMIDSPQKEFICVCVRDPRCHKENFWHTHIDYEICLYTNSMCFRKKTSCVRRRYSEFVWLRQRLQENEFLIDLPKLPPWNPFFSLGNSCHVADRMKGLQKFLEDVLQTPFFLSESRLHLFLQSHLSIMKIDACAQGLTRYTVEQAIQGCTCNLSRFPFDDEESKIGCDSDCESNSSSGLGHSMEPTMSLSEGTSASDYHEV